In Streptomyces sp. NBC_01381, a genomic segment contains:
- the prcA gene encoding proteasome subunit alpha gives MSTPFYVSPQQAMADRAEYARKGIARGRSLVVLQFADGIVFVGENPSRALHKFSEIYDRIGFAAAGKYNEYENLRIGGVRYADLRGYTYDRDDVTARGLANVYAQTLGTIFSSQAEKPYEVELVVAEVGETAEGDQIYRLPHDGSIVDEHGSVAVGGNAEQISTYLDQRHRDNMTLAEALKLAVQALSRDTNGSEREIPAERLEVAVLDRTRPQQRKFKRIVGRQLARLLEGDASAPTDAASDTEETDAGSDTASGSESGAGEE, from the coding sequence GTGTCGACGCCGTTCTATGTCTCACCCCAGCAGGCCATGGCCGACCGGGCGGAGTACGCCCGCAAGGGCATCGCCCGTGGTCGCAGCCTTGTTGTGCTGCAGTTCGCCGATGGCATCGTGTTCGTCGGCGAGAACCCGTCCCGTGCGCTGCACAAGTTCAGCGAGATCTATGACCGGATCGGCTTCGCGGCCGCCGGCAAGTACAACGAGTACGAGAACCTGCGGATCGGTGGCGTGCGCTATGCCGATCTGCGCGGATACACCTACGACCGCGACGATGTGACGGCCCGTGGGCTCGCGAACGTCTACGCCCAGACGCTGGGCACGATCTTCTCGAGCCAGGCGGAGAAGCCGTACGAGGTGGAGCTGGTCGTCGCCGAGGTCGGGGAGACGGCCGAGGGCGATCAGATCTACCGCCTGCCGCATGACGGTTCGATCGTGGACGAGCACGGCTCGGTCGCGGTCGGCGGCAACGCGGAGCAGATCAGTACGTATCTGGATCAGCGTCACCGGGACAACATGACGTTGGCCGAGGCGCTGAAGCTGGCGGTGCAGGCGCTGTCCCGTGACACCAACGGCAGTGAGCGGGAGATCCCCGCGGAGCGGCTCGAGGTGGCGGTGCTCGACCGGACGCGGCCGCAGCAGCGGAAGTTCAAGCGGATCGTCGGGCGGCAGCTCGCGCGGCTGCTCGAAGGGGACGCTTCGGCGCCCACGGATGCCGCTTCCGACACGGAGGAGACGGACGCGGGTTCCGACACCGCTTCCGGGTCCGAGTCCGGGGCCGGCGAGGAGTAG
- a CDS encoding YafY family protein — protein sequence MAIAKAERLMNLALCLLGTRRPLSKRELRESIEAYLEAGNDDSFNRMFERDKDDLRELGLVIETVENLDGDVGYLARRDSNRLPPITIDAEEAAALGLAAKVWQQARLAGAASGALQKLRAAGLPEDVDPYEAHSALEPRIPVHEASFEPLMLACRDRRPVAFDYRKATAARPEQRHVEPWALECWRGHWYLAGWDRDRGAERVFRLSRITGKVRSRAGRFTADVPDVVTVRETVASWAGESADRSALIRLRTGAGYPLRAKAAHIRELGEGWDELEIPYGHGLDAWLVEFGPDVVVLEPAELRADVVDRLRAVAKG from the coding sequence ATGGCCATTGCCAAGGCCGAGCGGCTGATGAACCTGGCGCTGTGTCTGCTCGGGACGCGGCGGCCGCTCAGCAAGCGCGAGCTGCGCGAGTCCATCGAGGCCTATCTCGAAGCGGGGAACGACGACTCCTTCAACCGGATGTTCGAGCGCGACAAGGACGATCTGCGCGAACTCGGCCTGGTCATCGAGACGGTGGAGAATCTCGACGGTGACGTGGGCTATCTCGCCCGGCGCGACAGCAACCGCCTTCCGCCCATCACCATCGACGCCGAGGAAGCCGCCGCGCTCGGCCTCGCGGCCAAGGTCTGGCAGCAGGCCCGCCTCGCCGGAGCGGCCAGCGGCGCCCTGCAGAAGCTGCGCGCCGCCGGGCTGCCCGAGGACGTCGACCCGTACGAGGCACACAGCGCCCTCGAACCGCGCATCCCCGTGCACGAGGCGTCCTTCGAGCCGCTGATGCTCGCCTGCCGCGACCGCCGCCCCGTCGCCTTCGACTACCGCAAGGCCACCGCGGCCCGCCCCGAGCAGCGGCACGTCGAGCCGTGGGCGCTCGAATGCTGGCGCGGCCACTGGTACCTGGCCGGCTGGGACCGCGACCGCGGTGCCGAGCGGGTCTTCAGGCTCTCCCGCATCACGGGCAAGGTGCGCTCCCGCGCCGGAAGGTTCACCGCCGACGTCCCCGACGTGGTCACGGTGCGCGAGACCGTGGCCAGCTGGGCGGGGGAGAGCGCCGACCGCTCCGCCCTCATCCGGCTGCGCACGGGCGCGGGCTATCCGCTGCGGGCCAAGGCCGCCCACATACGCGAACTGGGCGAGGGGTGGGACGAGTTGGAGATTCCGTACGGGCACGGGCTCGATGCCTGGCTGGTGGAGTTCGGGCCCGATGTGGTGGTCCTGGAGCCCGCGGAGCTGCGGGCCGACGTCGTGGACCGGCTGCGCGCCGTGGCCAAGGGCTGA
- a CDS encoding FKBP-type peptidyl-prolyl cis-trans isomerase, giving the protein MSIDKPEVDFPGGEPPADLQIKDIWEGDGEVAKAGDFVKVHYVGVAFSTGEEFDASWNRGNPLEFQLGAGQVISGWDQGVQGMKVGGRRELIIPAKLAYGDRGAGGGRIAPGETLIFVCDLVSV; this is encoded by the coding sequence GTGAGCATTGACAAGCCCGAGGTCGACTTCCCGGGCGGCGAGCCGCCGGCCGATCTGCAGATCAAGGACATCTGGGAGGGTGACGGGGAGGTCGCCAAGGCGGGCGACTTCGTCAAGGTCCACTACGTGGGCGTCGCCTTCAGCACCGGCGAGGAGTTCGACGCGAGCTGGAACCGCGGCAACCCGCTGGAGTTCCAGCTCGGTGCCGGCCAGGTCATCTCCGGTTGGGACCAGGGCGTCCAGGGCATGAAGGTCGGTGGCCGGCGCGAGCTGATCATCCCCGCCAAGCTCGCCTACGGCGACCGTGGCGCCGGCGGCGGCCGTATCGCCCCGGGCGAGACGCTGATCTTCGTCTGCGATCTCGTCTCCGTCTGA
- a CDS encoding MFS transporter — MAAGYAEILRTRYAGRLLAGTLVGRLPNATAAIAIVLFIRAEGGTYSLAGGLAAVYGVANAVGQPLLGRLVDLYGQPRIQLPAAVLSALGMGAFAFTGPDSLGAAYVAVGAAGLFTPPLEGGLRALWPGVLGKEEQVHTAYAMDAIAQEVMFTVGPLIVTGSVALWSEQAALLVVNAIGVLGALSVVVSKPSRAWRSAPREAHWLGALRSNGLLALLGAFLFIGMALGSITVAGVSYADGHGGDAVYGWMMAAIGLGALVGGSVYGARQWSGVPEKRLTVLVALLALCYWPLTLVPGPVAMVALTAVAGVFLAPALACAFIIVDRHAPRGTVTEAFSWLVTTFTVGASLGTAAAGPVVEWGGTVWGFAVPGLAGVAALLVLLATGRVLALPVDSAVVAGSSENDRNGAVEPGFSAGHKA, encoded by the coding sequence ATGGCTGCCGGATACGCGGAGATCCTCCGGACGAGATACGCCGGGCGGCTGCTCGCCGGCACGCTGGTGGGCCGGCTGCCGAACGCGACGGCCGCGATCGCCATCGTGCTGTTCATCCGCGCCGAGGGCGGGACGTACAGCCTGGCCGGCGGTCTGGCCGCGGTGTACGGCGTGGCCAACGCGGTGGGGCAGCCGCTGCTCGGCCGCCTGGTGGACCTCTACGGCCAGCCGCGGATCCAGCTCCCGGCGGCGGTGCTCTCCGCGCTCGGCATGGGGGCCTTCGCGTTCACCGGGCCCGACTCGCTCGGCGCGGCGTATGTGGCGGTGGGCGCGGCCGGGCTGTTCACGCCGCCTCTGGAGGGCGGCCTGCGCGCGCTGTGGCCCGGCGTCCTCGGCAAGGAGGAGCAGGTGCATACGGCGTACGCCATGGACGCCATAGCCCAGGAAGTCATGTTCACCGTGGGCCCGTTGATCGTCACCGGCAGCGTCGCGCTCTGGTCGGAGCAGGCCGCGCTGCTCGTCGTGAACGCCATCGGTGTCCTGGGCGCCCTCTCCGTAGTGGTGTCGAAGCCCTCGCGCGCGTGGCGCTCGGCGCCCCGCGAGGCGCACTGGCTCGGCGCGCTGCGCTCCAACGGGCTGCTCGCGCTGCTCGGCGCGTTCCTCTTCATCGGCATGGCGCTGGGCTCCATCACCGTGGCCGGCGTCTCGTACGCCGACGGGCACGGCGGTGACGCGGTCTATGGCTGGATGATGGCGGCGATAGGTCTCGGCGCCCTGGTGGGCGGTTCCGTGTACGGGGCGCGGCAGTGGAGCGGCGTACCGGAGAAGCGTCTTACGGTCCTGGTGGCTCTCCTGGCGCTTTGCTACTGGCCGTTGACGCTGGTCCCTGGGCCGGTCGCCATGGTGGCGCTCACGGCCGTGGCGGGTGTCTTCCTGGCGCCGGCGCTCGCCTGTGCGTTCATCATCGTCGACCGGCATGCACCGCGGGGCACGGTCACCGAGGCGTTCTCCTGGCTCGTGACCACGTTCACCGTCGGCGCGTCCCTCGGAACGGCCGCAGCGGGCCCGGTCGTCGAGTGGGGCGGGACGGTGTGGGGCTTCGCGGTGCCGGGCCTCGCCGGTGTGGCCGCGCTGCTTGTTCTGCTGGCCACGGGCCGGGTGCTCGCGCTGCCCGTGGATTCGGCGGTCGTTGCGGGTTCATCGGAAAATGATCGAAACGGTGCTGTCGAACCCGGTTTCAGTGCAGGGCATAAGGCGTAA
- a CDS encoding YafY family protein has translation MASNAIDQTRRMLSLVTYLRERPGAHVSDVARAFGITQDELISDLDVLPLCGTSFRGGDLLDIDTDGDRIWWHNPDDVAAPLRLAADEATALLVAARAVSTLPGLRESDRQALLRATAKLETAAGEAAGASARLSVTFESEGGVFADVDRAISERRRLWLRYYSPARDELTEREVDPIRLFAVGHTYMEAWCYLSEARRTFRLDRVAEIRIMDEASSPPEVELRDLSEGLVQPAAEDPEVVIEVGPGGRWVAEYYPHDSAEELPDGGLRITLRTPDPTSLRRLALRLGGDGHIVSPADLADSARQAARKALAAYDRHPEGPYDRQEQGR, from the coding sequence ATGGCCTCGAACGCCATCGACCAGACCCGGCGGATGCTCTCCCTGGTGACCTATCTGCGCGAGCGCCCCGGCGCCCACGTCAGCGACGTCGCCCGCGCCTTCGGGATCACCCAGGACGAGCTGATCTCCGACCTGGACGTGCTGCCGCTGTGCGGGACCAGCTTCCGCGGCGGCGACCTCCTCGACATCGACACCGACGGCGACCGCATCTGGTGGCACAACCCGGACGACGTGGCGGCCCCCCTGCGGCTCGCCGCCGACGAGGCCACCGCGCTCCTGGTGGCCGCCCGCGCGGTGTCCACCCTGCCCGGGCTGCGCGAGAGCGACCGGCAGGCGCTCCTTCGCGCCACCGCCAAGCTGGAGACGGCTGCCGGCGAGGCCGCAGGGGCCAGCGCACGTCTTTCGGTCACCTTCGAGTCCGAGGGCGGCGTCTTCGCGGACGTCGACCGCGCCATCTCCGAGCGGCGCAGGCTCTGGCTGCGCTACTACTCGCCCGCGCGCGACGAGCTGACCGAGCGCGAGGTCGACCCGATCCGTCTCTTCGCCGTCGGACACACGTACATGGAGGCGTGGTGCTACCTCTCCGAGGCGCGCCGCACCTTCCGCCTCGACCGGGTCGCCGAGATCAGGATCATGGACGAGGCGTCGTCGCCGCCCGAGGTCGAGCTGCGTGATCTCTCCGAGGGGCTCGTGCAGCCCGCCGCCGAGGACCCCGAGGTGGTCATCGAGGTGGGGCCCGGCGGCCGCTGGGTCGCCGAGTACTACCCGCACGACAGTGCCGAGGAACTCCCCGACGGCGGACTGCGGATCACGCTGCGCACCCCGGACCCCACCTCGCTGCGCAGGCTCGCGCTGCGGCTGGGCGGCGACGGGCACATCGTCTCCCCGGCCGATCTCGCGGACAGCGCGCGGCAGGCGGCGCGTAAGGCCCTAGCGGCCTATGACCGACACCCGGAAGGGCCGTACGACAGGCAGGAGCAAGGACGTTGA
- the pafA gene encoding Pup--protein ligase, translated as MDRRIFGLENEYGVTCTFRGQRRLSPDEVARYLFRRVVSWGRSSNVFLRNGARLYLDVGSHPEYATPECDNVTELVTHDKAGERILEGLLVDAERRLHEEGIAGDVYLFKNNTDSAGNSYGCHENYLVARHGEFSRLADILIPFLVTRQLLCGAGKVLQTPRGAVYCVSQRAEHIWEGVSSATTRSRPIINTRDEPHADAERYRRLHVIVGDSNMSETTMLLKVGATDLVLRMIEAGTVMRDLTLENPIRAIREVSHDITGRRKVRLASGREASALEVQREYYEKAVDFVERRGIRTGTVEQVLELWGRTLDAIEAEDLDRIGTEIDWVMKYKLIERYRAKNNMTMSHPRVAQIDLAYHDIHRRRGLYYLLERKGQAARICNDLKIFEGKSVPPQTTRARLRGDFIRRAQEQRRDFTVDWVHLKLNDQAQRTVLCKDPFRSVDDRVEKLIAGM; from the coding sequence ATGGACCGCCGCATTTTCGGGCTGGAGAACGAGTACGGCGTCACGTGCACGTTTAGGGGGCAGCGCCGTCTGTCACCTGACGAGGTGGCGCGCTACCTCTTCCGCCGTGTTGTGTCATGGGGCCGCAGCAGCAACGTCTTTCTGCGGAACGGCGCCCGCCTCTATCTTGACGTCGGGTCACATCCGGAATACGCGACACCGGAATGTGACAACGTGACCGAGCTGGTCACCCACGACAAAGCGGGCGAGCGCATTCTGGAAGGCCTGCTCGTCGACGCCGAACGCCGCCTGCACGAGGAGGGAATCGCGGGCGACGTCTATCTCTTCAAGAACAACACCGACTCGGCGGGAAACTCCTACGGCTGCCACGAGAACTATCTGGTGGCCCGGCACGGGGAGTTCTCGCGGCTCGCGGACATCCTCATTCCGTTCCTGGTCACGCGGCAGCTGCTGTGCGGCGCGGGCAAGGTGCTGCAGACTCCGCGCGGCGCCGTGTACTGCGTCAGCCAGCGGGCCGAGCACATCTGGGAGGGGGTCTCCTCCGCGACCACCCGCTCCCGGCCGATCATCAACACCCGCGACGAACCGCACGCGGACGCCGAGCGCTACCGCAGGCTGCACGTCATCGTCGGCGACTCGAACATGTCCGAGACGACCATGCTCCTCAAGGTCGGCGCCACCGACCTCGTGCTCCGCATGATCGAGGCGGGCACCGTCATGCGCGACCTCACCCTGGAGAACCCGATCCGGGCCATCCGTGAGGTCAGCCACGACATCACGGGCCGCCGCAAGGTGCGCCTGGCCAGCGGCCGCGAGGCCTCGGCCCTCGAGGTACAGCGCGAGTACTACGAAAAGGCCGTGGACTTCGTGGAGCGCCGCGGCATCCGCACGGGCACGGTCGAGCAGGTCCTCGAACTGTGGGGCCGCACGCTCGACGCGATCGAGGCCGAGGACCTCGACAGGATCGGCACCGAGATCGACTGGGTCATGAAGTACAAGCTCATCGAGCGGTACCGCGCGAAGAACAACATGACCATGTCGCACCCCCGGGTCGCGCAGATAGACCTCGCGTACCACGACATCCACCGTCGTCGTGGTCTGTACTACCTCCTGGAGCGAAAGGGACAAGCCGCCCGTATCTGCAACGACTTGAAGATCTTCGAGGGCAAGTCGGTGCCCCCGCAGACCACCCGCGCGCGGCTGCGCGGTGACTTCATCCGCCGGGCCCAGGAGCAGCGCCGCGACTTCACGGTCGACTGGGTGCACCTGAAGCTCAACGACCAGGCGCAGCGCACGGTTTTGTGCAAGGACCCCTTCCGGTCGGTGGACGACCGGGTGGAGAAGCTCATCGCCGGTATGTGA
- a CDS encoding LacI family DNA-binding transcriptional regulator yields the protein MAGPQQETAGPRPTSRDVARAAGVSQATVSLVFGEKWRGRVAERTAERVRATARDLGYRPNLAARNLRLGRTRTALLVVPALTNEFFARVYTGAARLAARHGFGVVLYPSPDGIGPARDPFDSARASLDGVLASSMASDALAAIRGDELPLVMLDSDPAGSLGTATVNLDIADGMRRVTEHLLSLGHRDFLHLAAGVDTWTFDVRADALAGALHGTGAAVRTVRAPLTVDDARAVTETALAAPGPRPTALVCDDDILAAGACKAARRLGLRVPEDLSVTGFDDLTLATAVEPELTTVRLPAERFGEHGMTSLLAVLDGRTPRLDTLPVELIVRGSTAPAP from the coding sequence GTGGCCGGGCCACAGCAGGAGACCGCGGGGCCGCGCCCCACCAGCCGCGACGTCGCGCGCGCCGCCGGGGTGTCCCAGGCCACCGTCTCCCTCGTGTTCGGCGAGAAATGGCGCGGCCGGGTCGCCGAGCGCACCGCCGAGCGGGTCCGCGCCACCGCCCGCGACCTGGGCTACCGGCCCAATCTCGCGGCCCGCAACCTCCGCCTCGGCAGGACCAGGACGGCGCTCCTCGTCGTCCCCGCCCTCACCAACGAATTCTTCGCCCGCGTCTACACCGGCGCCGCCCGCCTGGCCGCCCGGCACGGCTTCGGCGTCGTGCTCTACCCCTCCCCCGACGGCATCGGCCCCGCCCGCGACCCCTTCGACTCCGCGCGCGCCTCCCTGGACGGCGTCCTCGCCTCCTCCATGGCCTCCGACGCCCTCGCCGCCATCCGGGGCGACGAACTCCCCCTGGTCATGCTCGACAGCGACCCCGCGGGCAGCCTCGGCACCGCCACCGTCAACCTCGACATCGCCGACGGCATGCGCCGCGTCACCGAACATCTGCTGTCCCTCGGCCACCGCGACTTCCTGCACCTCGCGGCAGGCGTCGACACCTGGACCTTCGACGTACGCGCCGACGCCCTCGCCGGGGCGCTGCACGGCACCGGAGCCGCCGTACGCACCGTGCGGGCACCCCTCACCGTCGACGACGCCCGCGCCGTCACAGAGACCGCCCTCGCCGCGCCGGGACCCCGCCCCACCGCCCTCGTCTGCGACGACGACATCCTCGCCGCGGGCGCCTGCAAAGCGGCCCGCAGACTGGGCCTGCGGGTGCCCGAAGACCTCTCGGTGACCGGCTTCGACGACCTCACCCTGGCCACCGCCGTGGAGCCCGAGCTCACCACCGTCCGGCTGCCCGCCGAGCGCTTCGGCGAACACGGCATGACCTCACTGCTCGCCGTCCTCGACGGCCGCACACCCCGCCTCGACACCCTCCCCGTGGAGCTGATCGTCCGCGGCTCGACCGCCCCCGCGCCCTAG
- the dop gene encoding depupylase/deamidase Dop, with the protein MTVRRVMGIETEYGISVPGHPNANAMLTSSQIVNAYAAAMHRARRARWDFEEENPLRDARGFDLARESADASQLTDEDIGLANVILTNGARLYVDHAHPEYSSPEVTNPWDAVLWDKAGERIMAEAAERAAQLPGAQPIHLYKNNTDNKGASYGTHENYLMKRETPFSDIVRHLTPFFVSRQVVTGAGRVGIGQDGHEHGFQLSQRADYFEVEVGLETTLKRPIINTRDEPHSDAEKYRRLHVIIGDANLSEISTYLKLGTTSLVLAMIEDGFIAVDLAVDQPVRTLHQVSHDPTLKRLVTLRSGRTLTAVQLQMEYFELARKYVEERYGSDADEQTKDVLTRWEDVLGRLETDPMSLSGELDWVAKRELMEGYRRRDSLDWDAARLHLVDLQYADVRPDKGLYNRLAARGKMKRLLDESQVERAQSKPPEDTRAYFRGRCLEQYADDVAAASWDSVIFDLPGRDSLQRVPTLEPLRGTRNHVKELLDRCRTAEDLVRVLSGG; encoded by the coding sequence ATGACCGTACGGCGAGTAATGGGCATCGAGACGGAGTACGGCATCTCCGTCCCCGGGCACCCCAACGCCAATGCCATGCTCACCTCGTCCCAGATCGTCAACGCCTACGCCGCGGCGATGCACCGGGCGCGACGCGCCCGCTGGGACTTCGAGGAGGAGAACCCCCTGCGGGACGCTCGGGGCTTCGACCTCGCACGCGAGTCCGCCGACGCCAGCCAGCTCACCGACGAGGACATCGGCCTCGCCAACGTCATCCTCACCAACGGGGCGCGTCTCTACGTAGACCACGCGCACCCCGAATACAGCTCGCCCGAGGTCACCAATCCCTGGGACGCCGTCCTGTGGGACAAGGCCGGCGAGCGCATCATGGCGGAGGCCGCCGAGCGCGCGGCCCAGCTCCCCGGCGCCCAGCCGATCCACCTCTACAAGAACAACACCGACAACAAGGGCGCCTCCTACGGCACGCACGAGAACTACCTGATGAAGCGGGAGACCCCCTTCTCGGACATCGTGCGCCACCTCACGCCGTTCTTCGTCTCCCGCCAGGTCGTCACCGGCGCGGGACGCGTCGGCATCGGCCAGGACGGCCACGAGCACGGCTTTCAGCTCAGCCAGCGCGCCGACTACTTCGAGGTCGAGGTGGGCCTGGAGACCACCCTCAAGCGGCCCATCATCAACACCCGGGACGAGCCGCACTCCGACGCCGAGAAGTACCGCCGGCTGCACGTGATCATCGGCGACGCGAACCTCTCCGAGATCTCGACGTACCTGAAGCTGGGCACGACATCCCTGGTCCTCGCCATGATCGAGGACGGCTTCATCGCGGTGGACCTCGCCGTCGACCAGCCCGTGCGCACCCTGCACCAGGTCTCCCACGACCCGACCCTCAAGCGTCTCGTCACGCTCCGCAGCGGCCGGACACTCACCGCGGTCCAGCTCCAGATGGAGTACTTCGAGCTGGCCCGCAAATACGTGGAGGAGCGGTACGGCTCCGACGCCGACGAACAGACCAAGGACGTCCTCACCCGCTGGGAAGACGTCCTGGGCCGCCTGGAGACCGATCCCATGAGCCTCTCCGGGGAGCTCGACTGGGTCGCCAAGCGGGAGCTCATGGAGGGCTACCGCCGCCGGGACAGCCTCGACTGGGACGCCGCGAGGCTCCACCTGGTCGACCTCCAGTACGCGGACGTACGCCCCGACAAGGGCCTCTACAACCGCCTGGCGGCCCGCGGCAAGATGAAGCGGCTCCTGGACGAATCACAGGTCGAGCGCGCCCAGAGCAAGCCTCCAGAGGACACCCGTGCGTACTTCCGCGGCCGCTGTCTGGAGCAGTACGCGGACGACGTGGCTGCCGCCTCGTGGGATTCGGTCATCTTCGACCTGCCCGGTCGCGATTCCCTCCAGCGTGTGCCCACTCTGGAGCCGCTGCGCGGCACACGGAACCATGTCAAGGAGCTCCTGGACCGCTGCCGCACGGCGGAGGACCTGGTTCGGGTGCTCTCCGGAGGCTGA
- a CDS encoding FKBP-type peptidyl-prolyl cis-trans isomerase — MRRRSLLLAVPAGLLTLAGCGDDKADKAKSSDSPSPTNSTSAAPTAKIVDGPVPEITKGTKFGQKPTVAKGNGKPSSDLAVKTLIQGKGAEVKKGDYLQANYLGQIWATAKVFDNSYDRGNPTVFPIGVGQVIPGWDQALVGKKLDSRVELAIPPKLGYGTEGNKQAGIKGDDTLVFVVDLVGTFNAKSSVKGKEVAQSNIDLPKVGTNTDGKAPSIDVPKKKDAPKKLVATYVLEGDGDEVKETDSLLCQYKGVLWADGKEFDSSYKSGQLAQFQLAQVVKGWAQGLTGKKVGSRVLIVIPPELGYGDRPPQGSTIKKDSTLVFSVDILAKA, encoded by the coding sequence GTGCGCCGACGCTCACTTCTCCTTGCCGTTCCGGCCGGCCTGCTCACGCTGGCCGGGTGTGGTGACGACAAGGCCGACAAGGCCAAGTCCAGCGACAGCCCGTCCCCCACCAACTCGACCTCGGCCGCGCCGACGGCGAAGATCGTGGACGGGCCTGTGCCCGAGATCACGAAGGGGACGAAGTTCGGCCAGAAGCCGACCGTCGCGAAGGGGAACGGCAAGCCGTCCTCCGACCTCGCGGTCAAGACCCTGATCCAGGGCAAGGGTGCCGAGGTCAAGAAGGGCGACTACCTCCAGGCCAACTACCTCGGCCAGATCTGGGCCACGGCGAAGGTCTTCGACAACTCCTACGACCGGGGCAACCCCACGGTCTTCCCGATCGGCGTCGGCCAGGTCATCCCCGGCTGGGACCAGGCCCTGGTCGGCAAGAAGCTCGACAGCCGAGTGGAGCTCGCCATCCCCCCGAAGCTGGGGTACGGCACGGAGGGCAACAAGCAGGCGGGCATCAAGGGCGACGACACCCTGGTCTTCGTCGTCGACCTGGTGGGCACGTTCAACGCCAAGAGCTCGGTCAAGGGCAAGGAGGTCGCGCAGTCCAACATCGACCTGCCCAAGGTCGGTACGAACACGGACGGCAAGGCCCCCTCGATCGACGTCCCGAAGAAGAAGGACGCCCCCAAGAAGCTCGTCGCGACGTACGTCCTGGAGGGCGACGGCGACGAGGTCAAGGAGACCGACAGTCTCCTGTGCCAGTACAAGGGCGTGCTGTGGGCGGACGGCAAGGAGTTCGACTCCTCGTACAAGAGCGGCCAGCTCGCCCAGTTCCAGCTCGCGCAGGTCGTCAAGGGCTGGGCGCAGGGCCTGACCGGCAAGAAGGTCGGCAGCCGCGTCCTCATCGTCATCCCGCCGGAGCTGGGCTACGGTGACCGGCCGCCGCAGGGCAGCACCATCAAGAAGGACTCGACGCTGGTCTTCTCCGTGGACATCCTCGCGAAGGCGTGA
- the tatA gene encoding Sec-independent protein translocase subunit TatA: MFGKIGAPEIILILVVIVLLFGAKKLPDMARSLGKSARILKSEAKAMKTDGKKDEAAPADPPNEPSAQQRTIQAAPGDVTSSRPVTEPTDSTTKR; encoded by the coding sequence ATGTTCGGAAAGATCGGCGCCCCCGAGATCATTCTCATTCTCGTCGTCATCGTTCTGCTGTTCGGCGCGAAGAAGCTTCCCGACATGGCCCGGTCGCTCGGCAAGTCCGCGCGCATCCTCAAGAGCGAGGCCAAGGCGATGAAGACGGACGGCAAGAAGGACGAGGCCGCCCCGGCCGACCCGCCGAACGAGCCTTCCGCCCAGCAGCGCACCATCCAGGCCGCGCCCGGCGACGTGACCAGCTCGCGCCCGGTCACCGAGCCCACCGACAGCACGACTAAGCGCTGA
- the prcB gene encoding proteasome subunit beta, translating to MEANTRSTGRLPAAFLTPGSSSFMDFLSEHQPEILPGNRQLPPTQGVIEAPHGTTIVATTFPGGVVLAGDRRATMGNVIAQRDIEKVFPADEYSAVGIAGTAGLAVEMVKLFQLELEHFEKVEGATLSLEGKANRLSTMIRSNLGMALQGLAVVPLFAGYDVDREKGRIFSYDVTGGRSEEHGFAATGSGSVFARGAMKKLYRNDLTEQEATTLVVQALYDAADDDSATGGPDVARRIYPIVTVISDEGFRRLGDEESSEIARSILERRLEQPDGPRASLL from the coding sequence GTGGAAGCCAACACTCGTAGCACCGGGCGTCTACCAGCTGCCTTCCTGACGCCTGGTTCTTCGTCCTTCATGGACTTTCTGTCGGAGCATCAGCCCGAGATCCTGCCGGGCAACCGGCAGTTGCCTCCCACGCAGGGTGTGATCGAGGCGCCGCACGGCACGACGATCGTGGCGACGACGTTCCCCGGGGGCGTGGTGCTCGCCGGTGACCGGCGGGCGACGATGGGCAATGTCATCGCTCAGCGCGACATCGAGAAGGTCTTCCCGGCCGACGAGTACTCGGCCGTCGGCATCGCCGGCACCGCCGGTCTCGCCGTGGAGATGGTCAAGCTCTTCCAGCTGGAGCTGGAGCACTTCGAGAAGGTCGAGGGGGCCACGCTCTCCCTGGAGGGCAAGGCCAACCGTCTTTCCACGATGATCCGGTCCAACCTGGGCATGGCACTGCAGGGGCTGGCCGTCGTCCCGCTCTTCGCGGGGTACGACGTGGACCGCGAGAAGGGGCGCATTTTCTCGTACGACGTCACGGGCGGGCGTTCCGAGGAACACGGCTTCGCGGCCACCGGTTCCGGTTCGGTCTTCGCGCGTGGTGCGATGAAGAAGCTCTACCGCAACGATCTGACGGAGCAGGAAGCGACGACGCTCGTCGTGCAGGCGTTGTACGACGCGGCGGACGACGACTCGGCCACGGGTGGTCCGGATGTCGCCCGCCGGATCTATCCGATCGTCACCGTGATCTCCGACGAGGGTTTCCGGCGGCTGGGGGACGAGGAGTCCTCCGAGATCGCCCGCTCGATCCTTGAGCGGCGCCTGGAGCAGCCCGACGGCCCGCGGGCCTCGCTGCTCTGA
- a CDS encoding ubiquitin-like protein Pup gives MATKDTGGGQQKATRSTEETEEQTQEAQGSEDLKERQEKLSDDVDSVLDEIDDVLEENAEDFVRSFVQKGGQ, from the coding sequence ATGGCGACCAAGGACACCGGCGGCGGACAGCAGAAGGCGACACGTTCCACCGAGGAGACCGAGGAGCAGACGCAGGAAGCGCAGGGCTCCGAGGACCTCAAGGAGCGCCAGGAGAAGCTGAGCGACGACGTGGACTCCGTTCTGGACGAGATCGACGACGTCCTCGAGGAGAACGCCGAGGACTTCGTGCGGTCCTTTGTGCAAAAGGGTGGTCAGTAA